A single window of Balaenoptera acutorostrata chromosome X, mBalAcu1.1, whole genome shotgun sequence DNA harbors:
- the RIBC1 gene encoding RIB43A-like with coiled-coils protein 1 isoform X4, producing MYKVDPPPDPKEVAAIEARRNQEKEQQSQFFNVWTRGMRVDAEALNSQAEEKKLRKAKKQSKVAAYGTDQVQYDMEQAERTHRLDKKVQEFWKQKQQLKKRRELDLWDSDPLRGEFPAHLGDNDPYWGPASLQCFSWEDLDRATCLRMQQEEFMHSLERPLQEQQQQQARVEENCADTLSEQLRLAMDLRATQLAKLEECCHKAIMSAKANANKAQEDFPLGLLNVDHRHTHGHYTMFMKGFNTRFTIFLTT from the exons ATGTATAAGGTAGACCCACCACCAGATCCCAAGGAGGTGGCAGCCATTGAGGCtagaagaaatcaagaaaaggAGCAACAGAGCCAATTCTTCAATGTGTGGACCAGAGGAATGCGG GTGGATGCTGAAGCCCTGAACAGCCAGGCGGAAGAGAAAAAGCTTCGGAAGGCAAAAAAGCAGAGCAAGGTGGCAGCTTATG GTACCGACCAGGTGCAGTATGATATGGAACAGGCAGAACGGACACATCGGCTGGACAAGAAAGTGCAAGAgttttggaagcagaagcagcagctcaAGAAAAGGCGTGAACTTGACCTTTGGGATTCAGACCCACTCCGGGGGGAGTTTCCAGCTCATCTTGGTGACAATGATCCCTACTGGGGCCCAGCCAGCCTGCAGTGCTTCTCTTGGGAAGATTTGGACAGGGCCACATGCCTGAGAATGCAGCAGGAGGAGTTCATGCACAGCCTGGAGAGGCCACTGCAAGAGCAACAGCAACAGCAAGCCAGAGTTGAGGAGAACTGTGCAG ATACGCTCAGTGAACAGCTGCGCCTAGCCATGGACTTGCGGGCCACCCAGCTGGCCAAGCTGGAGGAGTGCTGCCACAAGGCCATAATGTCTGCCAAGGCCAACGCCAACAAGGCCCAG GAAGACTTCCCTCTGGGCCTCCTAAATGTTGACCACCGCCACACTCATGGTCACTACACCATGTTCATGAAAGGATTTAATACCAGATTCACAATCTTTCTGACAACATGA
- the HSD17B10 gene encoding 3-hydroxyacyl-CoA dehydrogenase type-2, with the protein MAAACRSVKGLVAVITGGASGLGLATAERLVGQGATAVLLDLPNSDGEAQAKKLGKNCAFAPADVTSEKDVQAALTLAKEKFGRVDVAVNCAGIAVASKTYNLKKSQAHTLEDFQRVLNVNLIGTFNVIRLVAGEMGQNEPDQGGQRGVIINTASVAAFEGQVGQAAYSASKGGIVGMTLPIARDLAPMGIRVMTIAPGLFGTPLLTTLPDKVRNFLASQVPFPSRLGDSAEYAHLVQAIIENPFLNGEVIRLDGAIRMQP; encoded by the exons ATGGCTGCTGCGTGTCGGAGCGTGAAG GGTCTGGTCGCCGTAATAACTGGTGGAGCCTCGGGCCTAGGCTTGGCCACGGCGGAACGACTGGTGGGGCAGGGGGCCACTGCTGTACTTCTGGACCTGCCCAACTCGGATGGGGAGGCCCAGGCCAAGAAGTTAGGGAAAAACTGCGCCTTTGCCCCAGCGGAC GTGACCTCAGAGAAGGACGTGCAAGCAGCCCTGACTCTAGCAAAAGAAAAGTTTGGCCGTGTGGATGTGGCAGTCAACTGTGCAGGCATTGCAGTGGCCAGCAAGACATACAACTTAAAGAAGAGCCAGGCCCATACCTTGGAGGACTTTCAGCGAGTTCTCAAT GTGAATCTCATAGGCACCTTCAATGTGATCCGCCTGGTGGCTGGTGAGATGGGCCAGAATGAACCAGACCAGGGAGGCCAACGTGGGGTCATCATCAACACAGCCAGTGTAGCTGCCTTTGAGGGCCAG GTTGGACAAGCTGCATACTCTGCTTCCAAGGGGGGCATAGTGGGCATGACACTGCCCATTGCTCGGGATCTGGCTCCCATGGGCATCCGGGTGATGACCATTGCTCCAG GCCTATTTGGCACTCCGCTGTTGACCACCCTCCCAGATAAAGTGCGCAACTTCCTGGCCAGCCAGGTGCCCTTCCCCAGCCGACTGGGTGACTCTGCTGAGTATGCTCATCTGGTACAGGCCATCATCGAGAACCCATTCCTCAATGGAGAGGTCATCCGGCTGGATGGGGCCATCCGCATGCAGCCTTGA
- the RIBC1 gene encoding RIB43A-like with coiled-coils protein 1 isoform X3, giving the protein MYKVDPPPDPKEVAAIEARRNQEKEQQSQFFNVWTRGMRVDAEALNSQAEEKKLRKAKKQSKVAAYGTDQVQYDMEQAERTHRLDKKVQEFWKQKQQLKKRRELDLWDSDPLRGEFPAHLGDNDPYWGPASLQCFSWEDLDRATCLRMQQEEFMHSLERPLQEQQQQQARVEENCADTLSEQLRLAMDLRATQLAKLEECCHKAIMSAKANANKAQAELSEFSNVHQSTYSPISLAIQHQQPLSSGWSSLLPPPSSSQRLRVKRGR; this is encoded by the exons ATGTATAAGGTAGACCCACCACCAGATCCCAAGGAGGTGGCAGCCATTGAGGCtagaagaaatcaagaaaaggAGCAACAGAGCCAATTCTTCAATGTGTGGACCAGAGGAATGCGG GTGGATGCTGAAGCCCTGAACAGCCAGGCGGAAGAGAAAAAGCTTCGGAAGGCAAAAAAGCAGAGCAAGGTGGCAGCTTATG GTACCGACCAGGTGCAGTATGATATGGAACAGGCAGAACGGACACATCGGCTGGACAAGAAAGTGCAAGAgttttggaagcagaagcagcagctcaAGAAAAGGCGTGAACTTGACCTTTGGGATTCAGACCCACTCCGGGGGGAGTTTCCAGCTCATCTTGGTGACAATGATCCCTACTGGGGCCCAGCCAGCCTGCAGTGCTTCTCTTGGGAAGATTTGGACAGGGCCACATGCCTGAGAATGCAGCAGGAGGAGTTCATGCACAGCCTGGAGAGGCCACTGCAAGAGCAACAGCAACAGCAAGCCAGAGTTGAGGAGAACTGTGCAG ATACGCTCAGTGAACAGCTGCGCCTAGCCATGGACTTGCGGGCCACCCAGCTGGCCAAGCTGGAGGAGTGCTGCCACAAGGCCATAATGTCTGCCAAGGCCAACGCCAACAAGGCCCAG GCAGAATTATCTGAATTCAGTAATGTACACCAATCAACCTACAGCCCAATATCACTTGCAATTCAACACCAGCAGCCGCTGAGCTCAGGATGGtcatctctccttcctcccccatcAAGCTCACAGAGGCTAAGAGTCAAGAGAGGAAGATGA
- the RIBC1 gene encoding RIB43A-like with coiled-coils protein 1 isoform X1: MYKVDPPPDPKEVAAIEARRNQEKEQQSQFFNVWTRGMRVDAEALNSQAEEKKLRKAKKQSKVAAYGTDQVQYDMEQAERTHRLDKKVQEFWKQKQQLKKRRELDLWDSDPLRGEFPAHLGDNDPYWGPASLQCFSWEDLDRATCLRMQQEEFMHSLERPLQEQQQQQARVEENCADTLSEQLRLAMDLRATQLAKLEECCHKAIMSAKANANKAQVAKMAKQQRHEHQHQRKANSVEIQNQITSDLLTENPQVAQNPMAPHRVLPYCWKGMTAEQRAAIRKVQEVQHHEKEAQRQTEQALDTKWESQPMCLAQAAMELEEQERELCAEFWWRVGSFDQWLAK, from the exons ATGTATAAGGTAGACCCACCACCAGATCCCAAGGAGGTGGCAGCCATTGAGGCtagaagaaatcaagaaaaggAGCAACAGAGCCAATTCTTCAATGTGTGGACCAGAGGAATGCGG GTGGATGCTGAAGCCCTGAACAGCCAGGCGGAAGAGAAAAAGCTTCGGAAGGCAAAAAAGCAGAGCAAGGTGGCAGCTTATG GTACCGACCAGGTGCAGTATGATATGGAACAGGCAGAACGGACACATCGGCTGGACAAGAAAGTGCAAGAgttttggaagcagaagcagcagctcaAGAAAAGGCGTGAACTTGACCTTTGGGATTCAGACCCACTCCGGGGGGAGTTTCCAGCTCATCTTGGTGACAATGATCCCTACTGGGGCCCAGCCAGCCTGCAGTGCTTCTCTTGGGAAGATTTGGACAGGGCCACATGCCTGAGAATGCAGCAGGAGGAGTTCATGCACAGCCTGGAGAGGCCACTGCAAGAGCAACAGCAACAGCAAGCCAGAGTTGAGGAGAACTGTGCAG ATACGCTCAGTGAACAGCTGCGCCTAGCCATGGACTTGCGGGCCACCCAGCTGGCCAAGCTGGAGGAGTGCTGCCACAAGGCCATAATGTCTGCCAAGGCCAACGCCAACAAGGCCCAG GTAGCTAAGATGGCTAAGCAGCAGCGCCATGAGCATCAGCACCAACGGAAGGCCAACTCCGTGGAGATCCAAAACCAGATCACAAGTGACCTACTGACTGAGAACCCCCAGGTCGCCCAAAACCCTATGGCTCCGCACAGGGTCCTGCCCTATTGCTGGAAGGGCATGACTGCAGAGCAGAGAGCTGCCATCAGGAAAGTACAGGAGGTGCAACACCATGAAAAGGAGGCACAGCGCCAGACCGAACAAGCACTGGATACCAAATGGGAAAGCCAGCCTATGTGCTTGGCCCAGGCGGCAATGGAGCTagaagagcaggagagggagCTGTGTGCTGAATTTTGGTGGAGAGTAGGCTCCTTCGACCAGTGGCTGGCTAAGTAG
- the RIBC1 gene encoding RIB43A-like with coiled-coils protein 1 isoform X2, whose amino-acid sequence MPSRARGRDCRYSCYSLGPDPRPNLGASKLGLLAEKGTDQVQYDMEQAERTHRLDKKVQEFWKQKQQLKKRRELDLWDSDPLRGEFPAHLGDNDPYWGPASLQCFSWEDLDRATCLRMQQEEFMHSLERPLQEQQQQQARVEENCADTLSEQLRLAMDLRATQLAKLEECCHKAIMSAKANANKAQVAKMAKQQRHEHQHQRKANSVEIQNQITSDLLTENPQVAQNPMAPHRVLPYCWKGMTAEQRAAIRKVQEVQHHEKEAQRQTEQALDTKWESQPMCLAQAAMELEEQERELCAEFWWRVGSFDQWLAK is encoded by the exons ATGCCCTCCAGGGCAAGAGGAAG AGACTGCCGCTATAGCTGCTATAGTCTTGGACCTGATCCTAGACCCAACCTGGGAGCTTCAAAATTGGGACTCCTTGCTGAGAAAG GTACCGACCAGGTGCAGTATGATATGGAACAGGCAGAACGGACACATCGGCTGGACAAGAAAGTGCAAGAgttttggaagcagaagcagcagctcaAGAAAAGGCGTGAACTTGACCTTTGGGATTCAGACCCACTCCGGGGGGAGTTTCCAGCTCATCTTGGTGACAATGATCCCTACTGGGGCCCAGCCAGCCTGCAGTGCTTCTCTTGGGAAGATTTGGACAGGGCCACATGCCTGAGAATGCAGCAGGAGGAGTTCATGCACAGCCTGGAGAGGCCACTGCAAGAGCAACAGCAACAGCAAGCCAGAGTTGAGGAGAACTGTGCAG ATACGCTCAGTGAACAGCTGCGCCTAGCCATGGACTTGCGGGCCACCCAGCTGGCCAAGCTGGAGGAGTGCTGCCACAAGGCCATAATGTCTGCCAAGGCCAACGCCAACAAGGCCCAG GTAGCTAAGATGGCTAAGCAGCAGCGCCATGAGCATCAGCACCAACGGAAGGCCAACTCCGTGGAGATCCAAAACCAGATCACAAGTGACCTACTGACTGAGAACCCCCAGGTCGCCCAAAACCCTATGGCTCCGCACAGGGTCCTGCCCTATTGCTGGAAGGGCATGACTGCAGAGCAGAGAGCTGCCATCAGGAAAGTACAGGAGGTGCAACACCATGAAAAGGAGGCACAGCGCCAGACCGAACAAGCACTGGATACCAAATGGGAAAGCCAGCCTATGTGCTTGGCCCAGGCGGCAATGGAGCTagaagagcaggagagggagCTGTGTGCTGAATTTTGGTGGAGAGTAGGCTCCTTCGACCAGTGGCTGGCTAAGTAG